The DNA region CGACGCCGTCGGGCGCGCGCTCGACGGCGGCATGGATGGCGTCGACGTCCTTGTGGCCCGTGAGGGCGGAGTACCCGGAATGGCAACTCGTGGCCGCGTCCATCCCGCCGCATCCGGTGACTCCCCGTCCTCGGATGTCGCCCGAGGACGCATGGCAGCCGCGGACCGTGCAGCCGAAGCGCTCGTGTACCCGCCTGAGGGCGGCGGTGTCGTGGCAGCCCGACCGCACGCATGCCCCCTTCTCCGGAGTACCGTCGAGCCGCAGTTCGATGCCCCCATGCACCGAGTCGACTCGGCCATGGGGCGCCGCCGCGGCGGTTCCGTCATGGCAGGCCGCGCAGGCACGCGAAGTGGAGCGTGCCGACCAGTCCCCCTTGACGACGCTGGCCGAGGCGAGGTTGCGGTTGTGGCACCACCGGCACGTGCCGCCAGCGGGGAAGCCGGTGTTGGGGCGGGCGTGCTCGACGCCGAGCCGCATCGAGTGGCAGGCTCCGCATGCCGTGGAGACGCCCGTCTCCGGGTCCCGGTACCGCGCGTCCCGCTGCCGCCTGCCCGCCCGGTGGTGGGAGTCGTCCGAACCGTCGGCGCGCCCGCCGGCCCCGTCGTGCACGGATCGCTTCGGATCGTACGCCCCGGCCGCGTCGTGACAGTCACGTCCCTGCCCGCACGACTTCGCGCCGGGGTCGTAGGACCGGTTGCCCCCCGACGATGTGCGGTCGTGGCAGCGCAGGCACCCCTCGTGCAGCCCTCCGTCCACCCTAGGCGAACCGATGTCGTTCAGCGCGCCGGTCGGATGGCAGCCCGGGCCCGTGTCGGCGCAGCCATCGCTGCGCTCAGCGGCGTGCAACGCCGCCATGTCGCCGGTGTGCGCCGCGTCGAGCCCTTCTCGCCCGTGACAAGCCTCGCAGGACCGCTGCGAGTCGCGCAGCTCCCAGTCGTCGGCGACCGCCTCCAGCGAGGCCGGGTGGTTGTGACAGTTGCGGCAGACGTCGTCGGGTGCCGTGCTCTTGGCCGACGTGGGCCGCGCGTGCTCGTCCACGAGGCTGCGACCGTCGGGCGCCATCACGTGGCACCTTCCGCACGGTATCCCGAAGGACGAAGCGTCCGCCGAGGGACCGTCCGTCTCGGGCGAGTGGACCTCGCGGTCGTGCTCGTGACTGAAGGTGCCCGGCTCGCGGCTGCCGTGGCAAGCGCCTGCGTCGGCGGACCCGCACGACCGCGCCGTCGGCTGGTGCGACTCCACCTCGAAGTCGTGGCAGCCCGGCTCCCCGTCGGCCGCCGACCCCGAGCAGCTCTCCGGCGCGTCGGGGTGAGCTGCGTGCAGATCCTCCGAGTCGTGGCAGCCCGGCCCGCTGGCGGCGCAGCCCTCCGAGCCTGTCGCCTCCACCGAACCTGCGACCTCGGCCCCGTGCATCGGAGAGGACGTGCCGATGGCATGGCAGTCCTCGCAGCGCCTGCCCTTCCAGTCCGAGAGCACCTCGGCCAGTCCCCGGGAGCGGACGTCGTTGTGGCACTCGCCGCACCCGACGTCCGGGCCGTACTCGCTTCCGGGCACCACGGGGACTCCGGTGTGAGCCTCGAGCAGGTCGCGGGAGTGACACTGCCCGCAGGTGGCGGCCGCTTCGCCCTCGGCGGCGGTGCGGACCTCTTGGTCGAAGTCCGTTCCCGTCGCCGTGTGCGTGGTCTCGCCATAGTGGCCGCGCGGGTACGGGTCGCTCAGGCGGACGCAGTCCGAGACGCCTTCCCTGCTGCCGTCGTGGCACTCGACGCACTCGCTGGCTTTCGGCGAATGGCACGGGATGCAGCCGACTCCCTGGTAGTCGTGGCATCTCGTGCACTTCGCGTCGGGGTGGTACGCGTTGAAGTCGGCGTAGTCGCGATCCTCGCCGTGACACCCCTGCCCCGAGTTCGTGCAGCCGCTCTCCTTGACGGGGTCGTAGTCGCTGACCGCGCTGAAGGAGTGGACCTTGGCGGTGGGCGGGTTCCACACCATGGCGAAACCGAGCGCCAGTACCCCGGAGAGCGCGAAGAGGGCGTAACCCGCCTTCTTGCGGCTCGCAGGCCTCTGTCGGGGCGGCGATGGCGGCCGCGTCTCCATCAGTCCAGCTGCAGGCCGAGGACGTCCAGCGCCGCCTTGCGCAGCGCCTGGACCTTCTCGGGCTCGTCGGGGTCGTCGGGCTCGATCAAGGTGACGAGGAAGCCGGCCTTGAGCGCCAGTTCCCCCCTCGTGCGGAATACGTCCAGCCCGTTCTGCTCGATATGCCGCTGGATCCGTGTGCTGTACTCGTAGAGCTTGCTCATGGCGGCCCCCTGCCGGTCGCGCGAGGGCGGCTCCTTCCCTCCGACCTGGTCCGTCCCTCCTCGTGAAGAATCTCACGTCTGCCCCAGTGTGGCTATCGGCAACCTCTTGGGCGGACTTCAATGTCCGTGTCGAGACGACTCCGCGCAGGACCGGCGACTCTCCCTGCTCGTTCGGACGTCCTCGGGAAGGCGAGAGCCGGCCCCCCGCAAGGAGGCCGGCTCTCGTGAACGACGTACGCGGGACGGGCCCGCGGGAGGACGCTAGAGCTTGTGGACGTTACTCGCCTGCAGCTTGCCGTTCTGGCCCGTGGTGATGTCGAACGACACCGACTGACCCTCGTCGAGGGTCTTGAAGCCCTCGCCCTGGATCTCACTGAAGTGGACGAACAGGTCGTCCCCGTCCTCACGCGAGATGAACCCGTAGCCCTTGTCCGGATTGAACCACTTGACCGTACCCTCTGCCATTCCACTCATCCTTCCGCCCATCAGGGCAAAACAAAGGCGTGACCTCTGCCGCTTGCGTACGCGGAGCATCACGCCGCGAACCGATGGGCCGTTCTTCGGCCCGTCGCGCATCATACCCGGGCCACGGCGATGCTGTCGAGCGGCGGATCCGCGACGGGCGGCCGTTGTGACCGTGGTCACGCTTCACCGCCCTCCCGGCCGGGGAGCCGCAGCTCCAGCAGGCACCGGGAGGAGCCGCGCCTCCCCCTGCGGTCGAGGAAGGTGAGCCGGAGCCCGGCCTCCTCGAACGTCCCGTGATCCACCGCTGCGGCGACATCGCACAGGAGATCGACCTCTTCCGGCGGCAGCCCCGACCCGCGCCATGCGTCCACGAGCGGGCACGCCGTCATCCTGAGCACGACCCGTCCCTCGGCGGGACCTTCCTCCACCCCCGGTTCGAACAACGCTCCCTCGCACGGTGACTCCTCGCAGAAGATGCGCGCGACGGCGTCCAGGTCGCGCTCGGCCGCTGCCGCGCGGTACTTCTCCCCGATCTCGGCGCCGCGCCGCCGGATCGCGCGCCGCATCAGCTCGGCGGCGCGCTCGCGTCCGATCTCGCTGCCGAGCTCCTGCAGGAGGTGACGGTAGAACAGGGCGCGGTTCTCGAACGCCGCGCGCGTCTCGGCACGAGCCGACCGAAGCGCCGCCGATCCGCGCAGCTCGCGCCTTCCTCTCACCCCTGTGAGCCTCCTCTGCGAGGAGGGCCGGTCGAGACCCAGACCTCCACGACCGTGCCCCGCGGCTCGAACGCGCCCGGCGGAGGGTCCTGCCGCAGGATGCGTCCGGCGGGCACGGAGGTGCTCGACGGCCGTCGAGCGACGGAGATGCCGTAGCCTCCCGCCGCCAGGACCCGCCGGGCCTCGGAGGCGCTCATCCGCAGGACGAGCGGGACCTGAGGGCCGGAGCCGGCGGGCGGAGAGTCCGGAGCCGACCTCACGTCGTCGACCTCGCGGCCCTCCTTCGGCGCATCGAGATATCCGCTCGACAGGAGGGCGCCGGCCGATCCGGACCGCCGCCCGGGCGCCTCGGCGAACTCGCGCGCCACGGTGACGTCGATGCGGGACGAGCGGAAGAGCCTGGTGCCCGCCGGCGGCTCCTGCGCGATCACCGTCCCCGGATCCTCGCCCTCCGACGCGTCGGTCACGGTCGTCGCGCCCATGTTGAACCCGGATGCCTGGAGGCGTTCGGCGGCCTGCGGACGGGTCAGCCCCGCCACGTCGGGCACGAGCGCGGACTGGGAGAGGGCCCACCAGGCGACGACCGCGACGGAGCCGAGGAGCACGAGCGAGCCGAGGAGCGCCCGCCGCCTTCGGTCGGTCTCACGCCGGTGACCCGTCTCACCCTCCGCCGCCGCCATCCGTATCCCCTCCGCGCCCGGTCAGCCCCGGTTCGACGCGCGGCGCGCCCTTCCCGCGGACGCCCGCCCCGCCGTCCCGATATACTACCAGGCGTAGGCGGACG from Coriobacteriia bacterium includes:
- a CDS encoding L-2-amino-thiazoline-4-carboxylic acid hydrolase, with amino-acid sequence MRGRRELRGSAALRSARAETRAAFENRALFYRHLLQELGSEIGRERAAELMRRAIRRRGAEIGEKYRAAAAERDLDAVARIFCEESPCEGALFEPGVEEGPAEGRVVLRMTACPLVDAWRGSGLPPEEVDLLCDVAAAVDHGTFEEAGLRLTFLDRRGRRGSSRCLLELRLPGREGGEA
- a CDS encoding cold-shock protein, translating into MAEGTVKWFNPDKGYGFISREDGDDLFVHFSEIQGEGFKTLDEGQSVSFDITTGQNGKLQASNVHKL
- a CDS encoding PASTA domain-containing protein, whose translation is MAAAEGETGHRRETDRRRRALLGSLVLLGSVAVVAWWALSQSALVPDVAGLTRPQAAERLQASGFNMGATTVTDASEGEDPGTVIAQEPPAGTRLFRSSRIDVTVAREFAEAPGRRSGSAGALLSSGYLDAPKEGREVDDVRSAPDSPPAGSGPQVPLVLRMSASEARRVLAAGGYGISVARRPSSTSVPAGRILRQDPPPGAFEPRGTVVEVWVSTGPPRRGGSQG